Proteins encoded together in one Urocitellus parryii isolate mUroPar1 chromosome 3, mUroPar1.hap1, whole genome shotgun sequence window:
- the Cyren gene encoding cell cycle regulator of non-homologous end joining, whose amino-acid sequence METLKSQNKTRVLPCWMTAQVSERRVVPVKTSKRRRMVTGPAVAAGTPAMKTVYCMNEAEMVDVALGILIECRKQEKPQEQSPLVDADKLELSPICSVSPHTSSPGSSSEEEDSGKDKAAWGLRPSQGQGTSSSTCRSPKEAEEEDVLKYVREIFFS is encoded by the exons ATGGAAACCTTAAAATCTCAGAACAAAACCAGGGTCCTTCCCTGCTGGATGACAGCCCAGGTGTCTGAAAGGAGGGTGGTGCCAGTGAAGACCTCCAAGCGGAGGAGAATGGTGACAGGGCCAGCAGTAGCAGCAGG AACTCCTGCCATGAAGACTGTGTACTGCATGAATGAAGCAGAAATGGTGGATGTGGCTCTGGGGATCCTGATTGAG TGCCGTAAACAGGAAAAGCCCCAGGAGCAGTCACCTCTGGTGGACGCTGATAAGCTGGAGCTCTCCCCCATCTGCTCTGTGTCTCCTCACACAAGTTCTCCTGGGAGCAGCAGCGAGGAAGAGGACAGTGGGAAAGACAAGGCTGCCTGGGGCCTCCGCCCTTCCCAGGGGCAGGGGACTTCCAGCTCTACATGCAGAAGCCCCAAGGAAGCGGAGGAGGAAGATGTGTTGAAATATGTCAGGGAGATATTTTTCAGCTGA